In a genomic window of Alcanivorax sp.:
- a CDS encoding 2-phosphosulfolactate phosphatase — protein sequence MEVHIAQGHNPPHNIHGITVVIDVIRAFTTSHHAFRKGLRCIWPVANAEQAFALRDEHLPDALLAGEVEALPIKGFDFGNSPWEIDQADLQDRELILRTTNGVVATLKAQDSQEVLVAGLVNAEATANYLREKNPPIVVLVASHPTGDEDVACAEYIRHLLGGEGVSYAAARERTLNAKAAKKFYDGSHPRLRPEDIEAAATSEGPGALIMRVRFDPIPCITAHPAP from the coding sequence ATGGAAGTACATATTGCCCAGGGGCATAACCCGCCACACAACATTCATGGCATCACCGTGGTGATCGACGTGATCCGGGCGTTCACCACCAGCCATCATGCCTTTCGCAAGGGACTGCGCTGCATCTGGCCAGTGGCCAATGCGGAGCAGGCCTTTGCCCTGCGTGACGAGCACCTGCCCGACGCCCTGCTGGCCGGCGAAGTGGAGGCTCTACCGATCAAGGGATTCGATTTCGGCAACTCCCCCTGGGAAATTGACCAGGCCGATCTGCAGGACCGGGAACTGATCCTGCGCACCACCAACGGCGTGGTGGCCACCCTGAAAGCCCAGGACAGCCAGGAAGTACTGGTGGCCGGGCTGGTCAATGCGGAAGCCACCGCCAACTATCTGCGCGAAAAGAACCCGCCCATCGTGGTGCTGGTGGCCTCACACCCCACCGGTGACGAAGACGTGGCCTGCGCGGAATACATCCGCCACCTGCTGGGCGGCGAAGGCGTCAGCTACGCCGCTGCCCGCGAACGCACCCTGAATGCCAAGGCCGCAAAAAAATTCTACGACGGCAGCCACCCCCGCCTGCGCCCGGAGGATATTGAAGCCGCCGCCACCAGCGAAGGCCCCGGTGCCCTGATCATGCGGGTGCGCTTTGATCCGATTCCTTGCATCACCGCTCACCCGGCTCCCTAG
- the bioF gene encoding 8-amino-7-oxononanoate synthase — protein MAFDLAADLAARRAQHRYRQPLLQDGPCGRYAKVDGRRYLNFCSNDYLGLANDPAVVSALQGAAADWGVGSGASHLVCGHQRPHQQLEDALADHTGRERALLFSNGYMANLGVMSALLSKGDGVFNDRLNHASLLDGGLLSGARFRRFAHNDAVALRGQLQRSEARRKLVVTDGVFSMDGDVAPLADYADACEDHDAWLMVDDAHGLGVLDVQGRGSLFAQGVNERVPVLMGTLGKGLGTAGAFVAGSHALIETLIQFARTYIYTTAMPAAVAAATLVSLAKAREEHWRREKLVALIQRFRAGAEQQGFTLMDSATPIQPLLIGADQQALALSQQLREQGFLITAIRPPTVPDGQARLRVTLSAAHEEGDVDALLAALDKVGCRTSDV, from the coding sequence ATGGCTTTCGATCTGGCTGCCGATCTGGCGGCCCGCCGTGCTCAGCACCGATATCGTCAGCCCTTGCTACAGGACGGCCCCTGCGGTCGTTATGCCAAGGTGGACGGGCGTCGCTATCTGAATTTCTGCAGCAATGATTATCTTGGCCTGGCCAATGATCCGGCGGTGGTTTCCGCCCTGCAGGGCGCGGCCGCTGACTGGGGCGTGGGTAGCGGTGCCTCCCATCTGGTTTGCGGCCATCAGCGCCCCCATCAGCAACTGGAAGACGCGCTGGCGGATCACACCGGCCGGGAAAGAGCGCTGCTGTTTTCCAATGGGTATATGGCCAACCTGGGCGTGATGAGCGCCTTGCTGAGCAAGGGCGATGGGGTCTTTAACGACCGCCTTAATCATGCCTCTCTGCTGGATGGCGGCCTGCTCAGTGGCGCCCGGTTTCGCCGTTTTGCCCATAATGATGCGGTAGCCCTGCGTGGCCAGCTGCAGCGCAGTGAGGCGCGCCGCAAACTGGTGGTCACCGATGGGGTGTTCAGCATGGACGGCGATGTGGCGCCGTTGGCTGACTATGCGGATGCCTGTGAAGACCATGACGCCTGGCTGATGGTGGATGATGCCCACGGCCTGGGCGTGCTGGATGTGCAGGGGCGTGGCTCGTTGTTCGCGCAGGGCGTGAATGAGCGGGTACCGGTACTGATGGGCACGCTGGGCAAGGGGCTGGGCACCGCCGGCGCCTTCGTGGCCGGCAGCCATGCGCTGATCGAGACCCTGATACAATTTGCCCGCACCTATATCTACACCACCGCCATGCCGGCAGCAGTGGCCGCCGCCACCCTGGTGAGCCTGGCCAAGGCCCGGGAAGAGCATTGGCGGCGGGAAAAGCTGGTGGCGCTGATCCAGCGTTTTCGCGCCGGGGCCGAACAACAGGGTTTCACCCTGATGGACTCGGCCACCCCGATCCAGCCGCTGCTTATCGGTGCTGATCAGCAGGCCCTGGCCCTTAGCCAGCAACTGCGTGAACAGGGCTTTCTGATCACCGCTATCCGCCCGCCCACAGTGCCGGACGGGCAGGCGCGACTGCGGGTCACCCTGTCGGCGGCCCATGAGGAAGGCGACGTGGATGCGTTGCTGGCGGCGCTGGATAAGGTCGGATGTCGGACGTCGGACGTCTGA
- the bioH gene encoding pimeloyl-ACP methyl ester esterase BioH, translating into MPKLIPFHNTYKATGVADADAQDIVLIHGWGLHAIVFDDIVPALLERFRVTVVDLPGMGQSPLPNDDYTLAFLADQVLAIMPEQAHLLGWSLGGLVALAMAEKAPQRVQSVVTVATSPRFTAAADWEPAMKADILAKFAELFDEDHEGTLVRFLALNCKGSAAMREDTARLKEILYFCGLPAPRALRGGLDILRDTDLRDTLPALPMPVLMVFGEHDHIVPAAAMAAVEPLIQNGRTALIEQVAHVPFLSAPDTFTRAVNDFYRDHQLVD; encoded by the coding sequence ATGCCTAAGTTGATCCCTTTCCACAACACCTACAAAGCCACCGGCGTGGCGGATGCCGATGCCCAGGATATCGTGCTGATCCATGGCTGGGGTCTGCATGCCATCGTCTTTGACGACATCGTGCCGGCGCTGCTGGAACGCTTCCGGGTCACCGTGGTGGATCTGCCGGGCATGGGGCAGAGCCCGCTGCCCAATGATGATTACACCCTGGCATTTCTCGCCGACCAGGTGCTGGCAATCATGCCGGAACAGGCCCATCTGCTGGGCTGGTCCCTGGGCGGGCTGGTGGCCCTGGCCATGGCCGAGAAGGCGCCGCAGCGGGTGCAGTCTGTGGTGACGGTGGCTACCTCGCCGCGCTTTACCGCAGCGGCGGACTGGGAGCCGGCCATGAAGGCGGATATCCTGGCCAAGTTTGCCGAGCTCTTCGATGAAGACCACGAAGGTACCCTGGTGCGCTTCCTGGCCCTCAACTGCAAGGGCAGCGCGGCCATGCGCGAAGACACCGCGCGCTTGAAAGAAATTCTCTATTTCTGCGGCCTGCCGGCACCCAGGGCGTTGCGTGGTGGGCTCGATATCCTTCGCGATACGGATCTGCGTGACACCTTGCCAGCGTTACCCATGCCGGTGCTGATGGTGTTTGGCGAGCACGATCATATCGTGCCCGCGGCGGCCATGGCCGCGGTGGAACCGCTGATTCAGAACGGCCGCACCGCACTCATCGAACAGGTGGCCCATGTGCCCTTCCTGTCTGCTCCCGATACCTTTACCCGGGCGGTCAATGACTTCTATCGCGACCATCAACTGGTTGACTGA
- the bioB gene encoding biotin synthase BioB — protein sequence MPATASPAQSPASDVAVRHDWKRSEIDALFALPFNDLLFQAANVHRAHFDPNAVQVSTLLSIKTGACPEDCKYCSQSGHYNTELEKEKLLEVARVVEEAQAARDKGASRFCMGAAWRSPREKDMPYVLDMVRQVKSLGLETCMTLGMLDQGQAEALADAGLDYYNHNLDTSPEYYGQVITTRTYNDRLSTLANVRDAGMKVCCGGIVGMGEQRDDRVGLLQQLANLPHHPESVPINMLVKIEGTPLADVDDLDPFEFIRTVAVARILMPQSYVRLSAGRQEMNDEAQALCFLAGANSIFYGERLLTTDNPEANHDQQLFKRLGIHPLDLGHEASDEAHEQVIKAQVAEQQAEEAGLFYNAMSQKGGGKRPAKHVLDKDTGRPAATEH from the coding sequence ATGCCCGCAACCGCCAGCCCCGCCCAATCGCCAGCCTCTGACGTTGCTGTACGCCATGACTGGAAACGTAGTGAGATCGACGCCCTGTTTGCTCTGCCGTTCAACGATTTGCTGTTTCAGGCAGCCAACGTGCACCGGGCCCATTTCGATCCCAATGCGGTGCAGGTGAGCACCCTGTTGTCCATCAAGACCGGCGCCTGCCCGGAGGATTGCAAATACTGCTCCCAGTCCGGTCACTACAACACCGAGCTGGAAAAGGAAAAGCTGCTGGAAGTGGCGCGGGTAGTGGAAGAGGCACAGGCCGCCCGCGACAAGGGCGCCTCCCGTTTCTGCATGGGCGCCGCCTGGCGTAGCCCTCGTGAGAAAGACATGCCCTATGTGCTGGACATGGTGCGGCAGGTGAAATCCCTGGGGCTGGAAACCTGCATGACCCTGGGCATGCTGGATCAAGGCCAGGCGGAAGCGTTGGCGGACGCTGGTCTTGATTACTACAACCACAACCTGGACACCTCGCCGGAATACTACGGCCAGGTGATCACCACCCGGACTTACAACGACCGTCTCTCCACCCTGGCCAATGTGCGCGATGCGGGCATGAAGGTGTGCTGTGGCGGTATCGTCGGCATGGGCGAGCAGCGCGATGATCGGGTCGGTCTGCTACAGCAGCTTGCCAACCTGCCGCACCACCCGGAATCCGTACCCATCAACATGCTGGTGAAGATTGAAGGCACGCCGCTGGCGGACGTGGATGATCTGGACCCGTTCGAATTTATCCGCACCGTGGCGGTGGCGCGTATTCTGATGCCGCAATCCTATGTGCGACTGTCCGCCGGCCGTCAGGAAATGAATGACGAGGCCCAGGCCCTGTGCTTCCTGGCCGGCGCCAACTCCATCTTCTACGGTGAGCGGCTGCTGACCACGGACAACCCGGAAGCCAATCACGACCAGCAATTGTTCAAGCGCCTGGGTATCCACCCGCTGGACCTTGGCCATGAAGCCTCCGACGAGGCCCATGAACAGGTCATCAAGGCCCAGGTGGCCGAGCAGCAGGCGGAAGAGGCCGGGCTGTTCTATAACGCCATGTCGCAGAAAGGTGGCGGAAAGCGCCCTGCCAAACATGTACTAGACAAGGACACCGGCCGCCCCGCTGCCACTGAACATTAA
- a CDS encoding ComF family protein — MAPVNLIEATKVYCRSLFDRSCQCLFCGQTQSNRVCPACLVLLARLEGPLCRCGLPHPAGNPGEELPAPLCGRCLRRPPPFTASQAPLRYSFPLDRLIRRYKYRGDLVAERGIEQLLADTPCPWPDMDALCPLPAHWQRRWQRGFDQSQRLTDRLAGLWEMPSLPALQRQQSTPMQQGLSRSQRRRNLRGAFACTRPVSGLKLVLVDDVMTTGSSARAASECLLRHGAAEVRVWTLARTPEH; from the coding sequence ATGGCACCTGTCAACCTGATAGAGGCAACAAAAGTTTACTGCAGGTCACTTTTTGATCGCTCCTGCCAATGCCTGTTTTGTGGCCAGACACAGAGCAACCGAGTCTGCCCGGCCTGCCTGGTATTACTGGCGCGCCTGGAAGGCCCACTGTGTCGATGCGGTTTGCCCCACCCCGCTGGCAACCCCGGCGAGGAACTTCCCGCCCCGCTATGTGGGCGCTGCCTGCGTCGCCCGCCCCCCTTTACCGCCAGCCAGGCGCCGCTGCGCTACAGCTTCCCGCTGGATCGGTTGATTCGCCGTTACAAGTACCGTGGTGATCTGGTGGCGGAAAGGGGCATCGAGCAACTGCTGGCGGACACGCCCTGCCCCTGGCCGGACATGGATGCCCTGTGCCCGCTGCCCGCCCACTGGCAACGCCGCTGGCAGCGGGGCTTCGACCAGAGCCAGCGGCTGACCGATCGTCTCGCCGGCCTGTGGGAAATGCCGTCCTTACCCGCGCTGCAACGTCAACAATCAACCCCCATGCAGCAAGGACTCAGCCGTAGCCAGCGGCGACGCAATTTGCGTGGTGCCTTTGCCTGCACCCGGCCAGTCAGCGGGCTGAAGCTGGTACTGGTGGATGACGTCATGACCACCGGCAGCAGCGCCCGGGCCGCCAGTGAATGTCTGTTGCGCCATGGCGCCGCGGAAGTGCGGGTGTGGACCCTGGCGCGGACTCCGGAGCATTAA
- the bioC gene encoding malonyl-ACP O-methyltransferase BioC, whose product MTSIATINWLTEAAVERPLKTAVSQHFSRAARSYDAHAELQLAVGRSLVQRLPAELVTPAALDLGCATAPFARAQQQALPGVFWQAVDLSSDMLNEAAERGRLNDNYQPLCADAESLPLEDGSQGLVFSCFALQWCDPTRVMAEVHRVLAPGGRLLLAVPLAGSLRELNQSWQAVNHRPHVNALPSLDDWQKASLHAGFVGAQIQQQVMVEYYESVKQIARRLKATGADHVSGASGLTGKHAWQAMVAEYETRRTGQGLPLTWNVLFLEAEKTE is encoded by the coding sequence ATGACTTCTATCGCGACCATCAACTGGTTGACTGAGGCGGCCGTGGAAAGGCCTCTCAAGACGGCTGTCAGCCAGCACTTCAGTCGCGCTGCGCGCAGCTATGATGCCCATGCGGAGCTGCAGTTGGCAGTGGGGCGCTCGTTGGTGCAGCGGTTGCCCGCTGAGCTGGTGACACCGGCTGCACTGGATCTGGGCTGCGCCACCGCACCGTTTGCCCGCGCCCAGCAGCAGGCGTTGCCGGGGGTGTTCTGGCAGGCGGTGGATCTGTCCTCCGATATGCTGAATGAGGCTGCCGAGCGGGGCCGGCTCAATGACAATTATCAGCCCCTGTGTGCCGATGCAGAATCGCTGCCTCTGGAGGATGGATCACAGGGATTGGTGTTTTCCTGTTTTGCCTTGCAGTGGTGTGACCCGACCAGAGTAATGGCGGAAGTGCACCGGGTGCTGGCACCGGGGGGGCGATTGTTGCTGGCGGTGCCGTTGGCGGGCTCCCTGCGGGAACTGAACCAGAGCTGGCAAGCGGTCAATCATCGCCCTCATGTGAATGCCTTGCCATCGTTGGACGACTGGCAAAAAGCCTCTCTGCATGCCGGGTTTGTCGGCGCGCAAATTCAGCAGCAGGTGATGGTGGAATACTACGAATCGGTCAAACAGATTGCTCGCCGCCTGAAAGCGACCGGTGCTGATCATGTCAGTGGCGCCAGTGGTCTGACCGGCAAGCATGCCTGGCAAGCCATGGTGGCGGAATACGAAACCAGACGAACCGGGCAAGGGCTGCCATTGACCTGGAATGTGTTGTTCCTGGAAGCGGAAAAGACGGAGTAG